The nucleotide window GGCCGGGACATCAGCGCCCTGCCTATCGCGAGCATCTGCTGCTCGCCGCCCGAGAGGCTGCCGGCGGACTGCCCGCGCCGCTCCCGCAGCCTGGGGAAGAGCTCGTAGACGCGCTCGAGGGCCTGGCGGTCGGGGCGGGCGCTCGGGCCGGCGCCAAGCTCGAGGTTCTCGAGCACGGTCATGCGCGGGAACACCTCGCGTCCCTCGGGACAGTGGGCGAGCCCGAGGCGCACGCGCGCCGACGGGCTCACGCCCGCGAGGTCGCGGCCGAGGAGCCTGATCGTCCCGGACCGCAGCGGCACGAGGCCGGAGACTGCCCGCAGGGCGGTCGTCTTGCCCGCCCCGTTCGCGCCCACGAGCGCGACGATCTCGCCGCGCCCGACGGTCAGGTCCAGGCCGTCGAGCGCCCGCACCCGCCCGTACGAGACGCTCACGCCCTCGAAGCTCAGCACAGCGTCGGCGGCGCCGGCTCGCGCGGGCGGCGGCTCGAGCGCCTCGCCGGCGCCCAGGTAGGCCTCGACGACCTGGGGGTCGCTCGTCACCGGCCCGGGCGGCCCCTCGGCGAGCTTGACGCCGTGGTCCATCACGATCAGCCTGTCGCAGCCGCGCGCCATCGTCTGCATGTGGTGGTCGATGACCAGCACGGTCGTGCCGGCGTCGCGGACGCGGTGGATGAGCGCCATGGTCTCGTGCGACTCGCTCTCGTTCATGCCGGCGAACGGCTCGTCGAGCATGAGGAGCGTGGGCCGCGCGGCCAGCGCCAGCGCGATCTCGAGCACGCGCTGCTCCCCGTAGGGCAGCGCGCCGGCGAGCGCGTCCTGACGGGCGGCGAAGCCCACGGCGTCGAGGACCTCGTCCACGTGCTCCTCGAGCGCACGCGCCTCCGACCGCGAGGCCCCGAACAGCGCCCGCAGCGGCCCGCCGCGCTCGCTGAGGTGGCTGGCCACGCGGAGGTTCTCGCGCACCGTGAGGTGGGCGAACACGCGCGTGTGCTGGAACGTGCGGACGAGGCCGCGGCGGGCCAGGGCGTGCGGCGGCAGGCCAGTGACGTCCTCGCCGCGGAAGTAGACCCTCCCCGTCGTCGGCCCGAGGAAGCCGGTGACGACGTTGAACGTGGTGGTCTTGCCGGCGCCGTTGGGCCCCACCAGGCCCACGACCTCGCCCTCGTCGACGTGGAACGAGAGCTCGGCGACGGCGGCGTAGCCGCCGAAGTGCCGGCTGAGGCGCTCGACCCTGAGGAGCTCGCGGCCGGAGGGCCCGGCGCGCGCCGCCGGCTCCCGAGCGGCGGCGGCCGGCCCCGCGCCGGAGCGCCCGCTGGCGCCCTCGGCCGCCCGCATGCCCGCGCCCTCCTCCGCCCTCACGCCCGCGCCCTCCCCAGCGAGCGGAGCAGGCGCCTGGCCCCGCCGACGAGGCCGTCGGGCAGCGCCACGATCACGAGGATCAGGAGGGCGCCGTAGATCACCTGGGAGAGCGCCGGCGAGAGGTCTCGCAGCGCGTTGCCGAGGAGCGTGAGGAAGGCGGGACCGACGACGGGTCCGAGGAACGTCCCGGCGCCGCCGACGAGGTTCATGACGAACAGGTCGAAGGAGTGGATGAAGGTGAAGGTGTCGGGGCTGATGAACGCCGTGTAGTGCGCGTAGAGCGACCCGGCCAGGCCCGCCACGCCGGCGGCGAGCACGAACGCCGTCAGCTTCACGCGGTAGGTGGGTACGCCCACGCTCTCGGCCAGGTTCTCGTCGCCCTTGATCGCGGCCAACGACCGACCGAAGCGGGACCTGCCGAGGCGCCACCTCAGGAGC belongs to Trueperaceae bacterium and includes:
- a CDS encoding ATP-binding cassette domain-containing protein, with the protein product MRAEEGAGMRAAEGASGRSGAGPAAAAREPAARAGPSGRELLRVERLSRHFGGYAAVAELSFHVDEGEVVGLVGPNGAGKTTTFNVVTGFLGPTTGRVYFRGEDVTGLPPHALARRGLVRTFQHTRVFAHLTVRENLRVASHLSERGGPLRALFGASRSEARALEEHVDEVLDAVGFAARQDALAGALPYGEQRVLEIALALAARPTLLMLDEPFAGMNESESHETMALIHRVRDAGTTVLVIDHHMQTMARGCDRLIVMDHGVKLAEGPPGPVTSDPQVVEAYLGAGEALEPPPARAGAADAVLSFEGVSVSYGRVRALDGLDLTVGRGEIVALVGANGAGKTTALRAVSGLVPLRSGTIRLLGRDLAGVSPSARVRLGLAHCPEGREVFPRMTVLENLELGAGPSARPDRQALERVYELFPRLRERRGQSAGSLSGGEQQMLAIGRALMSRPQVLLLDEPTLGLSPLLAREVAAALTRLNEEGMSVLLVEQNAVLALAVAHRAYVLENGRVALHGPAAELREDEAVRRVYLGA